A single genomic interval of Salvia miltiorrhiza cultivar Shanhuang (shh) unplaced genomic scaffold, IMPLAD_Smil_shh original_scaffold_266, whole genome shotgun sequence harbors:
- the LOC131003742 gene encoding endoglucanase 8-like, producing the protein MARNPCRLPACFPSFSTALFFLLLLLLLHRQCAASPHNYHDALRKSLLFFEGQRSGRLPPDQRLRWRKDSALHDGASAGVDLTGGYYDAGDNVKFGFPMAFTTTLLSWSVIDFGRTMGSELGNAVKAVKWGTDYLLKATAHDGVVYVQVGDPLSDHNCWERPEDMDTLRTAYKIDANHPGSDVAGETAAALAAASIVFRSRDPAYSRLLLSRAIKVFEFADKHRGAYSSSLHYAVCPFYCDVNGYQDELLWGAAWLHKASRRRVYREYIVRNEVVLRAGDSINEFGWDNKHAGINVLLSKEVLMGRSNDLKSFQMNADGFICSLLPGMSNPQVQYSPGGLIFKAGGSNMQHVTSLSFLLLAYSNYLSHANHAVPCAHTSASPALLKRLAKRQVDYILGDNPLRMSYMVGYGRRYPERIHHRGSSLPSMDAHPTHIGCKAGSRYYLSPNPNPNTLVGAVVGGPNSSDAFPDSRPFFQESEPTTYINAPLVGLLAYFSAHT; encoded by the exons ATGGCGCGAAATCCTTGCCGCCTTCCGGCATGTTTCCCGTCATTCTCCACCGctctcttcttcctcctcctcctcctcctccttcaCCGCCAATGCGCCGCCAGCCCCCACAACTACCACGATGCCCTCCGTAAGAGCCTTCTTTTCTTCGAAGGACAGCGCTCTGGCAGACTTCCACCCGACCAGCGCCTACGTTGGCGCAAGGACTCCGCCTTGCACGACGGAGCCTCCGCCGGG GTGGATTTGACGGGAGGATACTATGACGCCGGCGACAACGTGAAGTTCGGTTTCCCGATGGCGTTCACAACCACATTGCTGTCGTGGAGCGTCATCGATTTCGGCAGAACCATGGGGAGTGAGCTTGGGAATGCAGTCAAGGCAGTGAAATGGGGGACGGATTATCTGCTCAAGGCGACCGCACACGACGGCGTCGTTTACGTACAGGTAGGAGATCCCTTGTCCGACCACAACTGTTGGGAAAGGCCCGAAGATATGGACACTTTGCGAACCGCCTATAAGATTGACGCCAATCACCCAGGCTCCGACGTTGCCGGGGAGACTGCCGCAGCTCTCGCCGCCGCCTCTATTGTTTTCCGCTCACGCGACCCCGCCTACTCTAGGCTGCTGCTCTCCCGTGCCATCAAA GTGTTCGAGTTCGCTGACAAGCACCGTGGCGCCTATAGTTCAAGCTTACACTACGCAGTGTGCCCTTTTTACTGCGATGTGAATGGTTACCAG GATGAACTGCTGTGGGGTGCGGCATGGCTGCACAAGGCGTCTCGGAGACGAGTGTACCGAGAGTACATAGTGAGGAACGAGGTGGTGTTGCGAGCTGGAGACTCCATTAATGAGTTCGGTTGGGATAACAAACACGCCGGCATTAATGTGCTCCTTTCCAAG GAAGTCCTGATGGGTAGATCCAATGATCTAAAATCATTCCAGATGAACGCAGATGGTTTTATTTGTTCGTTGTTGCCTGGAATGTCGAATCCTCAAGTTCAGTATTCTCCAG GTGGGCTGATATTCAAGGCTGGTGGAAGTAACATGCAGCATGTCACGTCCCTTTCATTTCTGCTTTTGGCTTACTCCAATTATCTCAGCCATGCCAATCACGCCGTTCCATGTGCCCACACCTCTGCCTCCCCTGCTCTGCTGAAACGATTGGCCAAGCGTCAG GTGGACTACATTCTTGGGGATAATCCACTGAGAATGTCGTACATGGTGGGGTACGGGCGACGCTATCCAGAGAGGATCCACCACCGCGGCAGTTCGCTACCATCCATGGACGCCCACCCTACCCACATTGGGTGCAAAGCAGGGTCTCGTTACTATTTGAGCCCAAACCCCAACCCAAACACATTAGTTGGTGCCGTAGTTGGCGGCCCAAACAGTTCCGATGCCTTCCCTGACTCCAGGCCTTTCTTTCAGGAGTCTGAGCCCACCACCTATATCAATGCTCCTTTGGTTGGCCTTCTCGCTTACTTTTCCGCCCATACATGA